The following coding sequences lie in one Miscanthus floridulus cultivar M001 chromosome 9, ASM1932011v1, whole genome shotgun sequence genomic window:
- the LOC136479253 gene encoding receptor-like protein EIX1, producing the protein MLVDSDGGGRSLVLQTIAQEDLRKPKMARYMQQPQPAACGNRKSPSCIPHERDALLAFKQGHGITSDPGRVLSSWRRDGRHDEQDCCRWRGVRCSNRTGHVHELRLGGGDTFGPDLAGQISPSLLALDHLEHLDLSGNDLTGPTGRLPEFLGSLKNLKYLDLSGIPFYGGLPPQLGNLSRLQYLDLSNWRGHTKSTDLSWLTRLSSIQYLNLDTVNLSTVADWPRVMNMLPSLRALHLSSCSLASANQSLPHLNLTNLEELDASGNSFHHPMATSWFWNITSLRFLYLSDTSMYGQISPSLLALDHLEHLDLSWNDLAGPTGRLPEFLGSLKNLKYLSLSGIPFYGGLPPQLGNLSRLQYLDLSFMGGMNSTDLSWLTHIPSIQHLNLNGVNLSTVADWPRVMNMLPSLRALHLSGYSLPSANQSLPHLNLTNLEELDASLNSFRHPMVTSWFWNITSLRYLYLYDTSMYGQFPYEIGKLSNLTHLDLYTNKMDGTITEEHFASARSLQYIDLSYNALKIEISSDWQPPSSLEYVSFASC; encoded by the exons ATGTTAGTGGACTCTGACGGCGGCGGCAGGTCCCTTGTTCTTCAGACGATCGCGCAAGAGGATCTGCGCAAGCCGAAGATGGCCAGGTATATG cagcagccccagcCAGCCGCCTGTGGTAACAGAAAGAGTCCGAGCTGCATACCACACGAGAGGGACGCCCTGCTGGCATTCAAGCAAGGT CACGGCATCACCAGCGACCCTGGCCGCGTCCTCAGCTCGTGGCGGCGAGACGGTCGCCACGACGAGCAAGACTGCTGCCGGTGGAGAGGCGTCCGATGCAGCAACCGAACTGGCCACGTCCACGAGCTTCGACTTGGAGGTGGAGACACCTTCGGACCAGATTTGGCCGGCCAGATAAGTCCTTCCTTGCTTGCTCTGGATCACCTAGAGCACCTTGACCTCAGCGGGAATGATCTAACAGGGCCAACGGGTCGTCTTCCCGAGTTCTTGGGCTCTCTAAAGAATCTCAAGTATCTTGACCTCTCTGGCATACCGTTCTATGGTGGACTACCTCCCCAACTTGGCAACTTGTCAAGGCTGCAGTATCTAGATCTTTCCAACTGGAGGGGACACACAAAATCGACGGATCTCTCATGGTTAACACGCCTTTCTTCCATACAGTATCTTAACTTGGACACAGTGAACCTCAGCACAGTAGCGGATTGGCCTCGTGTCATGAATATGCTTCCTTCTTTGAGGGCCCTCCATCTTTCAAGCTGCTCTCTTGCAAGCGCAAACCAGTCGCTGCCACACCTGAACCTTACAAATCTCGAGGAGCTCGATGCCTCCGGGAACTCCTTCCACCATCCAATGGCGACCAGCTGGTTCTGGAACATAACAAGCCTTAGATTCCTTTACCTCAGCGACACTAGTATGTACGGCCAGATAAGTCCTTCCTTGCTTGCTCTGGATCACCTAGAGCACCTTGACCTCAGCTGGAATGATCTAGCAGGGCCAACGGGTCGTCTTCCCGAGTTCTTGGGCTCTCTAAAGAATCTCAAGTACCTTAGCCTCTCTGGCATACCGTTCTACGGTGGCCTACCTCCCCAGCTTGGCAACTTGTCAAGGCTGCAGTATCTGGATCTATCATTTATGGGAGGCATGAACTCGACGGATCTCTCATGGTTAACACACATTCCTTCAATACAACATCTTAACTTGAACGGAGTGAACCTCAGCACAGTAGCGGATTGGCCTCGTGTCATGAATATGCTTCCTTCTTTGAGGGCCCTCCATCTTTCAGGCTACTCTCTTCCAAGCGCAAACCAGTCGCTGCCACACCTGAACCTTACAAATCTCGAGGAGCTCGATGCCTCCCTGAACTCCTTCCGCCATCCAATGGTGACCAGCTGGTTCTGGAACATAACAAGTCTCAGATACCTTTACCTCTACGACACTAGTATGTACGGTCAATTTCCATATGAGATTGGTAAGCTTAGTAATCTGACCCATCTGGATCTATATACAAATAAAATGGATGGCACGATAACTGAGGAACACTTTGCTAGTGCAAGGAGCTTGCAATATATAGACTTGTCATATAATGCCCTCAAGATTGAGATCAGCTCGGACTGGCAACCACCATCTTCATTAGAGTATGTATCCTTTGCATCCTGCTAG
- the LOC136479254 gene encoding receptor-like protein EIX2, translating into MGPLFPGWLQWNVNITHLDISSAGIADRIPQWFSDAFSNVEFMNISNNQLNGTLPADMGSMSLLQLYLSSNKLTGLIPTLPPNLMWLDLSNNLLSGLTGHFAVGSANLRQLSLFSNRLTGHIPESFCKFQRLGVLDLSNNFLEGELPSCLRVMEFMKFVALSNNSLSGKFPSFLQKMTNVKFLDLSWNKFSGRLPMWIGSLTSLRVIRLSHNKFFGSIPMNITNLSCLQYMDLNNNKISGSLPIYLSNLKFMTNVYMMGFYHGPDTIGSHLNGLSTVWKGQELNYGSIQRILDTSMTSIDLSSNDLTGEIPEEIVVLDALVNLNLSRNHLTGVIPKKIGEMRSLQSLDLSRNTLSGEIPATLSNLTFLSYLELSYNDLTGRIPSGVQLDTLYAEYPSMYIGDIGLCGHPLQNNCSSERHAPKQGGLGRTEEDYGIPFFYLGLECGFVVGTWIAFGVLLFKRNWRIACFRLSDRLYDKVYVLVATWARSRQTQTD; encoded by the coding sequence ATGGGCCCACTATTTCCTGGGTGGCTTCAGTGGAATGTGAACATCACCCATCTTGATATCTCGAGTGCAGGTATAGCTGATAGGATTCCACAGTGGTTCTCCGATGCCTTTTCAAATGTCGAATTCATGAACATCTCCAACAATCAGCTCAACGGAACTTTGCCGGCTGATATGGGCTCCATGTCACTTCTACAACTCTACCTCAGTTCAAACAAATTAACTGGTCTGATACCCACGCTGCCACCAAACTTAATGTGGTTGGACTTATCCAATAACTTGTTGTCAGGACTCACTGGTCACTTTGCTGTTGGATCCGCCAatctaagacagctttctctgtTCTCCAACCGACTCACTGGTCATATTCCTGAATCCTTTTGTAAATTTCAGAGACTGGGTGTGTTGGACTTATCCAACAATTTTTTGGAGGGAGAACTCCCGTCATGCCTCAGGGTAATGGAATTTATGAAATTTGTAGCCTTAAGTAACAATAGTTTGTCAGGAAAGTTCCCGTCTTTTCTGCAAAAAATGACAAATGTGAAGTTCCTAGATTTGTCTTGGAACAAATTCTCTGGAAGATTGCCAATGTGGATTGGAAGCTTAACATCATTAAGAGTTATACGATTAAGTCACAACAAGTTCTTTGGTAGCATTCCAATGAACATCACAAACCTTTCTTGCCTTCAGTACATGGATCTAAATAACAATAAAATATCAGGCTCTCTGCCCATCTACCTATCAAATCTTAAATTTATGACAAACGTATACATGATGGGTTTTTATCACGGCCCTGATACAATTGGTTCTCACCTTAATGGTTTGTCTACGGTCTGGAAGGGGCAGGAATTGAACTATGGTTCCATTCAAAGAATTTTGGACACAAGTATGACGAGCATTGATTTATCTTCAAACGACTTAACCGGTGAAATTCCAGAAGAAATAGTTGTTCTTGATGCGCTTGTGAATTTGAATCTATCAAGGAACCACTTGACTGGAGTTATTCCAAAGAAGATCGGGGAAATGCGATCACTGCAATCATTGGACCTCTCGCGGAACACGCTTTCTGGGGAAATACCAGCCACTCTATCAAATCTGACGTTCTTAAGTTACTTGGAATTATCATACAACGATCTTACAGGAAGAATTCCATCGGGAGTACAGCTTGATACCCTGTATGCAGAGTATCCATCTATGTACATTGGCGACATCGGTCTTTGTGGACATCCTCTTCAAAACAATTGCTCGAGCGAGCGTCATGCACCAAAGCAGGGTGGCCTAGGAAGAACTGAAGAAGATTATGGGATACCATTCTTTTATCTTGGACTCGAGTGTGGCTTCGTGGTTGGTACATGGATTGCATTTGGTGTTTTGTTGTTCAAGAGAAACTGGAGAATTGCTTGCTTTCGACTCTCGGACAGGTTGTATGACAAAGTATATGTCCTTGTTGCTACATGGGCAAGATCAAGACAAACACAAACTGATTAG